Within Thermus sp. CCB_US3_UF1, the genomic segment TTAGCCTCCTAGGGCCTCCTTAAGGTCCCGCAGGTTTTCCGCCACCGGCCTCCCGTTGAAGAGGGCGCTTCCCGCCACGGCCACGTCGGCCCCGGCCCGGTAGACCTCGGCCACCGTGTCCCGGTTCACCCCCCCGTCCACCTCCAGGAGGCAGCCGGGGTTGAGCTGGTCCCGCATCTCCTTGAGGCGGCGGAGGCGCGGGGTGGCGGTGGGGATGTAACGCTGCCCCCCAAAACCGGGGTTCACGCTCATGAGGAGGGCCAGGTCCAGCTCGGGGAGGAGGGGAAAGAGGGCCTCGAGGGGGGTACCGGGGTTGATGGCCAGCCCCGCCTTCTTCCCCAGCTCCTTGATCCGCTGCACTGCCCGGTGGGCGTGTGGGGTGGCCTCGGCGTGGACGGTGAGGATGTCGGCCCCCGCCCGGGCGAAGTCCTCCAGGTAGCGCTCCGGCTGCGCGATCATCAGGTGCACGTCCAGGGGCAAGGAGGTGGCCTGCCGCACCGCCTCCACCAGAAGGGGGCCGAAGGTGAGGTTGGGGACGAAGACCCCGTCCATCACATCCAGGTGGATCCAGTCCACCCCGGCGGCCTCGGCCTCGGCGATCTGCTCCCCTAGCCGGCTGAAGTCCGCGGTGAGGATGGAAACGGCAAAACGCACAAGGCCACTATACCCTGCGCACCAGCCGGTAGGCCCAGGCCAGGGCCAGGACCATGGCCGAAAGGAGGAGGAGCTCGG encodes:
- the rpe gene encoding ribulose-phosphate 3-epimerase — protein: MRFAVSILTADFSRLGEQIAEAEAAGVDWIHLDVMDGVFVPNLTFGPLLVEAVRQATSLPLDVHLMIAQPERYLEDFARAGADILTVHAEATPHAHRAVQRIKELGKKAGLAINPGTPLEALFPLLPELDLALLMSVNPGFGGQRYIPTATPRLRRLKEMRDQLNPGCLLEVDGGVNRDTVAEVYRAGADVAVAGSALFNGRPVAENLRDLKEALGG